A genomic segment from Dechloromonas denitrificans encodes:
- a CDS encoding c-type cytochrome, with amino-acid sequence MAEQHSSKSIMWATIIIAIVLIAIVFPLTVKKSTSAADAAKGNDEADVRIQPVAKFELAKAAAPAAGGAPKDGATVFNTVCGACHNTGAAGAPKAGDKAAWAPRLGQGKDALYKSAIGGKGAMPPKGGAGDLSDGEIKAAVDHLIGLSK; translated from the coding sequence ATGGCCGAGCAGCACTCTTCCAAGAGCATCATGTGGGCAACGATCATTATCGCCATCGTTCTGATCGCCATCGTCTTCCCGCTTACCGTCAAGAAATCCACCTCGGCTGCCGATGCTGCCAAGGGTAACGATGAAGCTGATGTCCGCATTCAACCGGTTGCCAAGTTCGAACTGGCCAAGGCTGCTGCACCTGCTGCCGGCGGCGCACCGAAAGATGGCGCTACCGTTTTCAACACCGTTTGCGGCGCCTGCCACAACACCGGCGCAGCCGGCGCACCGAAGGCTGGCGACAAGGCCGCCTGGGCACCGCGTCTCGGCCAGGGCAAGGATGCACTGTACAAGAGCGCTATTGGCGGCAAGGGCGCCATGCCGCCGAAGGGTGGCGCAGGCGATCTGTCCGACGGCGAAATCAAGGCGGCCGTTGATCACCTGATCGGCCTGTCCAAGTAA
- a CDS encoding amine oxidase produces MTKQIFALVIAAAFGIAHAADVKPAAADLKAVAAPAAATVKAEAPKAAEAVVKSEAKAAEAKPAAATPAPEAKKEAAAPVDKKVKKAKKASKKAEPAVAAEPAKAAEAVKK; encoded by the coding sequence ATGACCAAGCAAATTTTCGCACTTGTTATCGCCGCCGCTTTCGGTATCGCCCACGCTGCTGACGTCAAGCCAGCCGCCGCCGACCTCAAGGCCGTTGCCGCTCCAGCTGCCGCGACCGTCAAGGCCGAGGCACCCAAGGCCGCTGAAGCGGTTGTGAAATCCGAAGCCAAGGCAGCAGAAGCCAAGCCAGCGGCTGCCACGCCGGCGCCGGAAGCGAAGAAAGAAGCCGCCGCTCCGGTCGATAAAAAGGTCAAGAAAGCCAAGAAGGCGAGCAAGAAGGCTGAACCCGCAGTTGCTGCCGAGCCAGCCAAGGCAGCAGAAGCCGTCAAGAAATAA
- a CDS encoding UvrD-helicase domain-containing protein has product MSGLNPQQREAIHYLDGPLLVLAGAGSGKTRVITQKIAYLVQECGFQPRNVAAITFTNKAAKEMQERIGKILSKPLADELQISTFHSLGVRILREEAKALGYKPRFSIFDSADCGGIIGEVAGTVDKATLRILQSIISNWKNALVTPEGALHMARDEHEKLAAHAYLSYEATLKAYQAVDFDDLIGLPVKLFSEHPEIADKWQNRLRYLLVDEYQDTNACQYQLLKLLTGVRAQFTAVGDDDQAIYGWRGADIENLKKLPTEFPALKVIKLEQNYRSTVTILKAANNVIANNEKLFDKKLWSELGLGEPIHVTTCRDNDAEAEGVIMKLQAHRFEHRGKFKDYAILYRSNHQARTFEEYLRDHRIPYLLSGGKSFFDKAEIKDIIAYLRLLTNEDDDPAFIRAATTPKRGIGAATLQALGTYAGERHISLFQAAFEEGFAHRVQPRQIEPLLEFCQFINRTQGRASREPAHQVLPDLLKAIDYEGFLYDHEEERTAQTRWANVCEFANWLNKKGELDGKTLIDLTQSIALINMLDKQNDEEVDAVQLSTLHASKGLEYKHVFLVGVEEGILPHRESTDPGKIEEERRLMYVGITRAQRTLHISYCERRKQAREFVPCEPSRFIDEMGKDDVRFLGGKQDAPPDKATGSARLDAMKAMLAGNKR; this is encoded by the coding sequence ATGTCCGGCCTCAATCCTCAGCAACGCGAAGCAATCCACTACCTCGACGGCCCCTTGTTGGTGCTCGCCGGTGCCGGCTCGGGCAAAACGCGGGTGATTACGCAGAAGATCGCCTATCTCGTCCAGGAGTGCGGTTTCCAGCCACGTAACGTTGCCGCCATCACCTTTACCAACAAGGCGGCGAAGGAAATGCAGGAGCGGATCGGCAAGATTCTCTCCAAGCCGCTGGCCGACGAGCTGCAAATCTCGACCTTCCACTCGCTCGGTGTGCGCATCCTGCGTGAGGAGGCCAAGGCGCTCGGCTACAAGCCGCGCTTTTCGATTTTCGACTCGGCCGATTGCGGCGGCATCATCGGTGAGGTGGCCGGTACGGTCGACAAGGCCACGCTGCGTATTTTGCAATCGATCATTTCGAACTGGAAAAATGCGCTGGTGACTCCCGAAGGTGCGTTGCACATGGCGCGCGACGAGCACGAAAAACTGGCCGCCCATGCCTACCTCTCCTACGAAGCGACGCTTAAGGCTTATCAGGCGGTCGATTTCGATGACCTGATCGGTCTGCCGGTCAAGCTGTTCAGCGAACATCCGGAGATTGCCGACAAGTGGCAGAACCGCCTGCGCTACCTGCTGGTCGATGAATACCAGGACACCAACGCCTGCCAATACCAGTTGCTCAAGTTGCTGACCGGGGTCCGTGCCCAGTTTACCGCCGTGGGTGACGACGATCAGGCGATCTACGGCTGGCGCGGTGCCGACATTGAAAACCTGAAGAAGCTGCCGACCGAATTCCCGGCGCTCAAGGTGATCAAACTCGAGCAAAATTACCGGTCGACCGTGACAATCCTCAAGGCGGCGAACAACGTCATTGCCAACAATGAAAAGCTGTTCGACAAGAAGCTGTGGTCCGAGCTTGGCTTGGGCGAGCCTATCCATGTGACAACCTGCCGCGACAACGATGCCGAGGCCGAAGGCGTGATCATGAAGCTGCAGGCGCATCGCTTCGAGCATCGCGGCAAGTTCAAGGACTACGCCATCCTCTATCGTTCGAACCACCAGGCAAGAACCTTCGAGGAATACCTGCGCGACCACCGGATTCCCTATTTGCTCTCCGGCGGCAAATCCTTCTTCGACAAGGCCGAGATCAAGGACATCATCGCTTATCTACGTTTGCTGACCAACGAAGATGACGATCCGGCCTTCATCCGTGCCGCCACAACGCCGAAGCGCGGGATTGGCGCGGCGACTCTCCAGGCGCTCGGCACCTATGCCGGCGAACGCCATATTTCGCTGTTCCAGGCGGCTTTCGAGGAAGGCTTCGCGCATCGCGTCCAGCCGCGCCAGATTGAGCCGTTGCTCGAATTCTGCCAGTTCATCAACCGTACCCAGGGGCGAGCCAGCCGCGAGCCGGCCCATCAGGTGCTGCCGGATTTGCTCAAGGCGATCGATTACGAAGGTTTCTTGTACGACCACGAGGAAGAGCGCACCGCGCAGACGCGTTGGGCCAATGTCTGCGAATTTGCCAACTGGTTGAACAAGAAGGGCGAGCTCGATGGCAAGACACTGATCGACCTGACCCAGAGCATTGCGCTGATCAACATGCTCGACAAGCAGAACGACGAAGAGGTCGATGCCGTCCAGCTATCGACGCTGCATGCTTCGAAGGGGCTGGAATACAAACATGTCTTTCTGGTCGGTGTCGAGGAAGGCATCCTGCCGCATCGCGAGTCCACCGATCCGGGCAAGATCGAAGAAGAGCGCCGCCTGATGTATGTCGGCATCACCCGCGCCCAGCGTACCCTGCATATCTCCTACTGCGAGCGGCGCAAGCAGGCACGTGAGTTCGTTCCTTGCGAACCATCGCGCTTCATCGATGAAATGGGCAAGGACGATGTCCGTTTTCTCGGAGGCAAGCAGGATGCGCCGCCCGACAAGGCGACCGGCAGCGCCCGGCTTGATGCCATGAAAGCCATGCTGGCCGGCAACAAGCGCTAA
- a CDS encoding DUF4197 domain-containing protein, whose translation MRILQKTVFALCLTLTAAFAQAGALDVISSGDASAGVKEALAKGADYAVASLGKEGGFLGNSKVKIPLPGYLDKAEKGLRMFGMGKQADQLIETMNHAAEQAVAEAKPILSDSIKKMSVQDAKGILTGGEDSVTQYFKRTSTEQLTAKFMPIVKASTQKLDLAGQYNAFAGKAASSGLIDQKDADLDGYVTQKAMDGLFAMIAEEEKKLRANPLGAGSSLLKKVFGAL comes from the coding sequence ATGCGTATCCTTCAAAAAACCGTTTTTGCCCTTTGCCTGACGTTGACCGCAGCATTCGCCCAGGCCGGGGCGCTGGATGTCATTTCAAGCGGCGATGCCAGCGCCGGCGTCAAGGAAGCTCTGGCCAAGGGGGCTGACTATGCCGTGGCCTCGCTCGGCAAGGAGGGTGGATTCCTTGGCAACAGCAAGGTCAAGATTCCGTTGCCGGGCTATCTCGACAAGGCAGAGAAAGGGCTGCGCATGTTCGGCATGGGCAAGCAGGCCGACCAGTTGATCGAAACGATGAACCATGCGGCTGAGCAGGCCGTGGCTGAAGCCAAGCCGATTCTCAGCGACTCGATCAAGAAGATGAGCGTGCAGGACGCCAAGGGCATCCTGACCGGCGGTGAAGACAGCGTGACGCAATATTTCAAGCGGACATCGACCGAGCAACTGACCGCCAAGTTCATGCCTATCGTCAAGGCATCGACCCAGAAGCTTGATCTGGCCGGGCAATACAACGCTTTTGCCGGCAAGGCGGCAAGCAGCGGCCTGATTGACCAGAAAGATGCCGACCTCGATGGTTATGTCACGCAAAAGGCGATGGATGGCCTGTTTGCGATGATCGCCGAGGAAGAAAAGAAACTCCGCGCCAACCCGCTTGGGGCCGGCAGCTCGCTGCTCAAGAAAGTGTTCGGCGCCCTGTAA